The Lewinellaceae bacterium genome has a segment encoding these proteins:
- a CDS encoding MarR family transcriptional regulator has product MNYIDILVKLRKIIRSINLESKQIEKQYGISIPQLLCLQFLSGQEDYKASASQIKDFIQLNASTVSGIISRLEAKGLVAKLPNFKDKRATFITLTAKGADLLKESPTTLQEKLKARLSLLSTEQISELNKNIELLVQIMDAEHLSASPLITINEISENQK; this is encoded by the coding sequence ATGAATTACATCGACATTTTAGTCAAGCTACGGAAGATCATCCGGTCGATCAACCTGGAGAGCAAGCAGATCGAAAAACAATACGGCATCAGCATCCCTCAATTGTTGTGCCTTCAATTTCTCTCGGGCCAGGAAGACTACAAAGCCTCTGCTTCGCAGATCAAGGATTTTATACAGCTCAATGCCAGTACCGTATCCGGCATCATAAGCAGGCTTGAAGCCAAAGGGCTGGTCGCCAAATTGCCCAATTTTAAAGATAAAAGAGCCACTTTTATTACCCTGACCGCGAAGGGAGCAGATCTGCTAAAGGAATCTCCCACTACCCTCCAGGAAAAACTAAAAGCCAGACTTTCTCTACTTTCCACTGAACAGATCAGTGAGCTCAACAAAAATATTGAGTTGCTCGTTCAGATCATGGACGCAGAGCATTTGAGCGCTTCTCCCCTCATTACGATCAATGAAATCAGCGAAAATCAAAAATAG
- a CDS encoding GNAT family N-acetyltransferase, producing the protein MKLFTSYDPLSSNQTAGTVDFLHTHLDQFGDPKDHISKAIDYAISDNEGEGGFVINCLDGDKIIGTVVVNKTGMEGYIPENILVYIAVDKTYRGKGLGKKLMQYALKVSDGGVALHVEPDNPAKFLYEKLGFENKYLEMRYTK; encoded by the coding sequence ATGAAATTATTCACATCGTACGACCCTTTGTCATCGAATCAGACAGCTGGTACGGTCGATTTTTTACACACGCATCTCGACCAGTTTGGTGACCCCAAGGATCACATTTCCAAGGCCATAGATTACGCCATTTCAGACAATGAGGGCGAAGGAGGTTTTGTCATTAACTGCCTTGATGGGGATAAAATCATCGGTACCGTTGTGGTAAACAAAACAGGTATGGAAGGATATATTCCGGAAAATATCCTTGTTTACATCGCTGTTGACAAAACATATCGTGGAAAAGGTCTTGGCAAAAAACTAATGCAATATGCCCTGAAAGTCAGTGACGGAGGAGTGGCCCTGCATGTTGAACCGGATAACCCGGCCAAATTTCTTTACGAAAAACTTGGCTTTGAAAACAAGTATCTCGAAATGAGATACACCAAATAA
- a CDS encoding 30S ribosomal protein S21 — translation MLKIERSDGETIDRMLKRYKRKHRDTKQRRELSDRKQFTKPSVLRRKEILKAAYVEKKRQEK, via the coding sequence ATGCTAAAAATTGAAAGAAGCGACGGTGAAACGATCGATCGAATGTTAAAAAGATACAAACGTAAACACAGAGACACCAAACAAAGAAGAGAGCTTTCCGACAGGAAGCAATTTACCAAACCTTCCGTGTTGCGCAGAAAAGAAATTTTAAAAGCTGCCTATGTCGAGAAAAAGCGTCAGGAGAAATAA
- a CDS encoding cold shock domain-containing protein: MLILEKIKALFTSNKQEKSETDSPKTGFIKYFNRSRGFGFIHSKQMAKDVFVHFQDLEDKIYAGDKVSFIVERNEKGLRARNVALLTE, from the coding sequence ATGCTGATTTTAGAAAAAATAAAAGCGTTATTCACAAGTAATAAGCAGGAAAAATCCGAAACGGATTCCCCAAAAACAGGATTCATTAAATACTTTAACCGGTCAAGAGGCTTTGGCTTCATCCACTCTAAACAAATGGCCAAAGATGTGTTCGTACATTTCCAGGATCTTGAAGACAAGATCTATGCCGGCGACAAAGTATCTTTTATCGTTGAGCGCAATGAAAAAGGCCTAAGGGCGCGAAATGTTGCCCTGCTTACAGAATAA
- a CDS encoding sodium:solute symporter family protein — translation MHLIDLLIFGIYFLAMLGVGYFFYKRNKNAEDYYVGGREMGSWHIGLSVVATDVGGGFSIGLGGLGFLMGISGSWMLFTGLVGAWLASVFLIPRVSSLSRKMKFLTFPQLFLHFYGKRVALLAGIISAIGYIGFTSSQLLAGAKLASATFLDLNMNTALLIMGFIAVGYTVIGGLKAVIYTDTIQWIILMSGLIFIGIPMGYYAIGGIDAIRSTLPASHLSLTNIKPVTLINWFVTIVPIWFVGMTLYQRIYACKDEKTAKKAWYIAGLFEYPAMAFMGVLLGLFSRVAAEQGMFEYAGYASAAAIDPEMGLPMLLRTILPTGLMGLMLSAYFSAIMSTADSCLMAASGNVVTDVLDRLMPREPTEKENLRYSQIATLAIGVLALILATLMQNVLELMLLSYAFMVSGLFVPVLGALFWKKGTPQAAFWAMLAGGGTTTGLVIAEISLPLGLDANIGGIFVSAVIFIMLSFFPPADPVPMPVSTPA, via the coding sequence ATGCATTTGATAGACCTGTTAATTTTTGGGATCTATTTCCTGGCCATGCTCGGCGTGGGATACTTTTTCTATAAACGCAATAAAAATGCGGAAGACTATTACGTTGGTGGACGAGAAATGGGCAGTTGGCACATTGGCTTATCTGTCGTCGCGACAGATGTCGGCGGAGGGTTTTCCATTGGACTCGGCGGCCTGGGCTTTCTCATGGGGATTTCAGGTTCATGGATGCTTTTCACAGGGCTTGTAGGCGCCTGGCTGGCCTCCGTTTTTCTGATCCCCCGTGTGAGCTCCTTATCCCGGAAAATGAAATTCCTGACTTTCCCCCAATTGTTTCTCCATTTCTACGGCAAGCGGGTAGCCTTGCTGGCGGGCATCATTTCCGCTATCGGATATATCGGCTTTACGAGTTCCCAGCTGCTCGCCGGGGCCAAACTGGCCTCTGCCACCTTCCTCGACCTCAACATGAATACGGCCTTGCTCATCATGGGATTCATCGCCGTAGGATATACCGTTATCGGCGGGTTAAAAGCCGTCATCTACACCGACACCATCCAATGGATCATACTCATGAGTGGCCTGATATTCATCGGTATCCCCATGGGATATTATGCCATCGGAGGGATTGATGCCATCCGTTCCACACTTCCGGCCTCCCATCTTTCTCTGACCAATATCAAACCCGTTACTTTAATCAACTGGTTTGTTACGATAGTCCCCATCTGGTTTGTCGGCATGACCCTTTATCAGCGCATTTATGCCTGCAAAGACGAAAAAACCGCCAAAAAGGCCTGGTACATTGCCGGGTTGTTTGAATATCCTGCCATGGCATTCATGGGCGTGCTCCTGGGGTTATTTTCGAGGGTAGCCGCCGAACAAGGCATGTTTGAATATGCCGGTTACGCCAGCGCTGCTGCCATAGACCCTGAAATGGGCCTTCCCATGTTGCTGCGGACCATTCTGCCTACCGGATTAATGGGCCTGATGTTGTCGGCTTATTTTTCAGCCATCATGTCCACCGCCGATAGCTGCCTCATGGCCGCTTCCGGAAATGTGGTGACCGATGTACTGGACCGGCTGATGCCCAGGGAACCTACTGAAAAAGAAAACTTACGCTATTCACAGATCGCCACCCTGGCCATCGGAGTGCTGGCACTGATACTTGCAACGTTGATGCAAAACGTACTGGAATTGATGCTGTTGTCCTACGCCTTCATGGTGTCAGGACTTTTTGTGCCTGTACTTGGGGCACTGTTCTGGAAAAAAGGAACCCCTCAGGCTGCTTTTTGGGCAATGCTTGCCGGTGGGGGCACCACCACAGGCCTGGTGATCGCCGAAATATCATTGCCCCTTGGGCTGGACGCTAACATAGGAGGTATTTTTGTATCCGCCGTTATTTTTATAATGCTGAGTTTTTTTCCGCCGGCAGATCCGGTACCCATGCCTGTTTCAACACCGGCTTAA
- a CDS encoding amidohydrolase, with product MDLTSYQFLEKIRHDLHAHPELSGEEYETGQKVASILSGYRPALLLEKIGGTGVIAVFDSGNPGPSVLFRSELDALPIQEINDFAHRSNRENISHKCGHDGHTTILIGLAKKLSEGMLLKGKVILLFQPAEENGSGAETVMSDPAFRSIHPDYVFAFHNLPGYPFKQIVIKQNAFTASVKSIIIRLQGKTTHAAEPENGINPALAIARIITETAKLSNNTPEQEDFSVVTPIHINMGEVAYGTAAGNGEVHLTLRTWTEPHMKRLETKIIAVIEQVSEREQLKAEISWTNKFTANENDDEATEMVMAAALKNNFSVTKRDFPFKWGEDFGLFTQHFKGAMFGIGAGVNTPALHNPDYDFPDELIPVGIQMFYSIAQKILD from the coding sequence ATGGATTTGACATCATACCAATTCCTTGAAAAGATCAGACATGATTTACATGCCCATCCCGAATTATCGGGTGAAGAATATGAAACAGGACAAAAGGTAGCTTCCATTCTATCCGGCTACCGGCCGGCTTTGCTGCTCGAAAAAATTGGCGGTACGGGAGTCATCGCCGTATTTGACAGCGGAAACCCGGGTCCATCGGTCCTTTTTCGGTCAGAGCTTGACGCTTTACCCATTCAGGAGATCAATGATTTTGCCCATCGGTCCAACCGGGAAAACATCTCCCACAAATGCGGTCATGACGGGCATACTACCATTTTGATCGGACTGGCAAAAAAGCTTTCGGAAGGAATGCTACTAAAAGGAAAGGTCATCCTACTGTTTCAACCGGCCGAAGAAAATGGCTCAGGCGCCGAAACGGTCATGTCAGACCCGGCATTCCGCTCTATTCACCCGGATTACGTTTTTGCCTTTCACAACCTTCCGGGGTACCCGTTCAAACAAATTGTCATAAAACAAAATGCCTTTACGGCTTCAGTGAAAAGTATCATCATCAGGTTACAGGGAAAAACAACACACGCGGCAGAGCCTGAAAACGGGATCAATCCAGCACTGGCTATTGCCCGGATCATCACCGAAACGGCAAAATTATCCAACAATACCCCCGAACAGGAAGACTTTTCCGTCGTCACGCCCATTCACATCAATATGGGTGAAGTGGCTTACGGAACAGCTGCCGGAAACGGCGAAGTACACCTCACCCTCAGGACATGGACTGAACCCCACATGAAAAGGCTGGAAACCAAAATCATCGCCGTAATCGAGCAGGTTTCCGAAAGGGAGCAGTTAAAGGCAGAAATCTCCTGGACGAATAAATTTACCGCCAATGAAAATGATGACGAAGCCACCGAAATGGTCATGGCAGCAGCTCTTAAAAATAATTTTTCGGTAACGAAAAGGGATTTCCCTTTCAAATGGGGTGAAGATTTCGGTCTGTTTACCCAACATTTTAAAGGAGCCATGTTTGGCATCGGTGCCGGAGTAAATACCCCGGCACTGCACAACCCTGACTACGATTTTCCAGACGAACTTATCCCTGTGGGTATTCAGATGTTTTACTCCATCGCTCAAAAAATTCTTGACTAA
- the alr gene encoding alanine racemase has translation MFNTSQIEISRSALEHNLKFIRNFIGQKVLYSSVVKGNAYGHGIEIFVPLAMQCGVNHFSVFSADEALRVHKVTDSACTIMIMGALDNDQMEWAIKNNIEFFVFELDRLQNAITISQKMGTKANIHIEVETGMNRTGFCVKAMPEIMKLLKKEREHLNLRGLCTHYAGAESIANFYRIKNQQKTYAKALKKMASDGLSPQLRHTSCSAATLRYPKTQLDMVRIGILQYGFFPSKEVLIDYMIRNNEHDYPLRRLISWKTTVMDVKSVKTGEFVGYGTSYLANTDMKIATIPVGYSHGFSRGMSNQGRVLIHGQRVSVVGTVNMNMMSVDITHVENVQKGDEVVLIGNQGDLEISVASFSDFSDQINYELLTRLPSDIPRKVFV, from the coding sequence ATGTTTAATACTTCTCAAATTGAAATCAGCCGATCAGCGCTGGAGCACAACCTGAAGTTTATCAGAAACTTCATTGGCCAGAAGGTTTTGTACTCCTCAGTAGTGAAGGGGAATGCCTACGGGCACGGAATCGAAATTTTTGTTCCCCTGGCCATGCAATGCGGCGTCAATCATTTTTCGGTTTTCAGCGCAGATGAAGCTTTGCGCGTCCACAAGGTTACCGATTCAGCATGTACGATCATGATCATGGGGGCGCTGGATAATGACCAGATGGAATGGGCCATCAAAAATAATATTGAGTTTTTTGTTTTTGAGTTGGACCGGCTGCAAAACGCCATAACCATTAGCCAAAAAATGGGGACAAAGGCCAACATTCACATTGAGGTGGAAACGGGAATGAATCGTACCGGATTTTGCGTCAAAGCCATGCCCGAGATCATGAAACTGCTTAAAAAAGAAAGGGAACATCTCAATTTACGGGGTTTGTGCACCCATTACGCAGGGGCGGAAAGTATTGCCAATTTTTACCGCATCAAAAATCAGCAAAAAACTTATGCAAAAGCGTTAAAAAAAATGGCTTCCGACGGGCTGTCTCCCCAACTGCGCCATACCTCCTGTTCCGCGGCCACATTGAGATACCCCAAAACACAACTGGACATGGTACGTATCGGCATTCTCCAATATGGATTTTTCCCAAGTAAGGAGGTGCTTATCGATTATATGATCCGGAATAATGAACATGATTATCCTTTAAGACGCCTTATCTCCTGGAAGACCACGGTCATGGATGTAAAATCCGTAAAAACGGGAGAGTTCGTGGGATACGGTACTTCCTACCTTGCGAATACAGACATGAAAATTGCCACCATTCCGGTAGGCTACAGCCACGGATTCAGCCGCGGTATGAGTAACCAGGGGAGAGTGCTGATTCACGGGCAGCGCGTCAGTGTGGTAGGAACAGTGAATATGAACATGATGTCCGTTGATATTACCCATGTGGAAAATGTACAAAAAGGTGATGAGGTCGTCCTGATAGGGAACCAGGGAGACCTGGAAATTTCAGTCGCTTCATTCAGCGATTTCAGTGACCAGATCAATTATGAATTGCTGACCAGGTTACCTTCCGATATTCCCAGGAAAGTTTTTGTTTAA
- a CDS encoding alanine racemase, giving the protein MAFIRLYKSRLKINYDYLNKLFETNDIDWAIVTKMLCGNEAFLREVLDLGIKEVCDSRLSNLKTIKSINPEIQTVYIKPPPKRSIKKVVKYADVSFNSESSTIQLLSEEAVRQNKVHKVTIMIELGDLREGIMGENLIKFYEKVFELPNIEIVAIGANLNCLHGVMPSQDKLVQLSLYKQLVEATFNKKIKWITGGTSVTLPLIFKRQVPKAINHFRIGETLYFGNNLVTGKTIKGMKSGVMRLYSEILEITEKPTIPVGELAENPSGEMFEIDETQYGKTSYRAIIDVGLLDISPEYLIPDDPQLQIVNASSDMLIVDLGKTRRNYKIGGMISFKLKYMGALRLLNSDYIDKEIV; this is encoded by the coding sequence ATGGCATTTATAAGACTATATAAATCGCGTTTGAAAATCAATTATGATTATCTCAATAAATTATTTGAAACAAACGATATCGACTGGGCAATTGTCACAAAAATGCTCTGCGGAAACGAGGCATTTTTAAGAGAAGTGCTCGATCTGGGGATAAAAGAGGTGTGTGACAGCAGGCTTAGCAACCTCAAAACCATCAAATCCATCAATCCCGAAATTCAGACCGTTTACATCAAACCGCCCCCGAAAAGGAGCATCAAAAAAGTGGTCAAATACGCCGATGTGAGTTTTAATTCAGAAAGCTCAACCATCCAGCTCCTTTCAGAGGAAGCCGTCCGCCAAAACAAGGTCCATAAAGTGACAATCATGATCGAACTCGGAGATCTCCGGGAAGGCATCATGGGAGAAAATCTCATCAAATTTTACGAAAAAGTCTTCGAACTTCCCAATATAGAAATTGTGGCTATAGGTGCTAACCTGAACTGCCTGCACGGCGTAATGCCCTCCCAGGATAAGCTCGTCCAGTTAAGCCTTTATAAACAACTGGTGGAAGCCACCTTCAATAAAAAAATCAAGTGGATTACCGGGGGGACGTCTGTGACCCTGCCCCTGATTTTCAAACGACAGGTTCCCAAAGCCATCAATCATTTCCGTATCGGGGAAACCTTGTATTTTGGGAACAACCTGGTCACAGGTAAAACCATCAAAGGTATGAAATCAGGGGTTATGCGGCTCTATTCCGAGATCCTGGAGATTACAGAAAAGCCCACAATCCCGGTGGGAGAACTAGCAGAAAACCCTTCCGGCGAAATGTTCGAGATCGATGAAACCCAATACGGCAAAACCTCCTATCGTGCCATCATTGACGTCGGGTTACTGGACATTTCCCCGGAATATCTCATACCCGACGATCCGCAACTTCAGATCGTAAACGCCAGTTCCGACATGCTCATCGTAGACCTCGGCAAAACTCGCCGCAATTATAAAATCGGCGGAATGATCTCTTTTAAGCTCAAATATATGGGCGCTTTGCGGCTTTTGAATTCCGATTATATTGATAAGGAAATCGTTTGA
- a CDS encoding methyltransferase domain-containing protein, producing the protein MTHKVTHSMEKDNHSSDNHSSPTGLHQNLPVGIYQKESDSLSEATLKTIQKMVKLMPRIKKSSKVLILGYTHAPAARFLEQKYQCKIECLVSEEALQNKSRQNIPSEPLGDRINVTIGRADALTFPGETFDVVWSQDVFWSNPEKRKVFRQITNVLKPEGRLIFTDIMKGEQWSKTASEELPEWFDSEILTTLKSYQLLAGRVDLEKVYIREMSPQLLKHHSVLLNKAEADLPGMTEKSEKALADKYIQDLKKWITAVEKGYLTWGILQFQKRNV; encoded by the coding sequence ATGACTCATAAAGTAACCCACTCCATGGAAAAAGACAATCATTCTTCCGACAATCATTCGTCCCCGACAGGGCTCCACCAAAATCTTCCGGTGGGAATTTACCAAAAAGAGAGTGATTCCTTATCCGAGGCCACCTTAAAAACCATACAAAAAATGGTAAAACTGATGCCCAGGATAAAAAAGAGCAGTAAGGTGCTGATCCTAGGGTACACTCATGCCCCGGCCGCCCGGTTCCTGGAGCAAAAGTACCAATGCAAAATAGAGTGCCTGGTTTCCGAAGAAGCACTCCAGAACAAAAGCAGACAAAACATTCCATCTGAACCTTTGGGCGACCGCATCAATGTTACCATAGGACGTGCAGATGCCCTGACTTTTCCCGGGGAAACTTTCGATGTGGTATGGTCGCAGGACGTTTTTTGGAGTAATCCCGAGAAACGGAAGGTCTTCCGGCAGATTACCAATGTACTCAAACCAGAAGGTCGCCTCATATTTACAGACATCATGAAGGGGGAGCAATGGTCCAAAACTGCCTCAGAGGAACTTCCTGAATGGTTTGACAGCGAAATATTGACCACCTTAAAATCATATCAATTGCTTGCCGGTCGGGTTGACCTGGAAAAAGTTTATATCCGGGAAATGTCCCCCCAATTGTTAAAACACCATAGCGTATTATTAAACAAAGCCGAAGCCGACCTTCCCGGAATGACCGAAAAAAGTGAAAAGGCCCTGGCCGACAAATACATACAGGATCTGAAAAAATGGATCACCGCCGTGGAAAAGGGATACCTTACATGGGGTATTTTACAGTTCCAGAAACGCAATGTTTAA
- a CDS encoding class I SAM-dependent methyltransferase — MALNYLKKNKDSWNKRTEVHLESEFYNNKAFLEGANPLDDIVLNILGDIKGKTVLHLQCHFGQDTLQMARMGAKTTGVDLSDKAIEAARKFNEQLGLDSRFICCDVYDLPNHLEEKFDIVFTSYGTIGWLPDIDRWAAVVSRFLKPGGQFIFAEFHPVVWMFDDAFSKVEYRYFQDEPIVEFDQGTYTDGGEHLKTESVSWNHGLAEVMSSLIRQGIELLQFEEYDYSPYACFSPIEQIGERKFRIKHLGDKIPMVYSLVGRKK; from the coding sequence ATGGCTTTAAACTACCTGAAAAAAAACAAGGACTCCTGGAATAAACGCACAGAGGTCCACCTGGAGTCAGAATTTTACAACAATAAAGCTTTCCTGGAAGGAGCCAACCCACTGGACGATATCGTCTTGAATATACTGGGAGATATCAAAGGCAAGACAGTATTACATTTGCAGTGCCACTTCGGACAGGATACGTTGCAGATGGCCCGAATGGGTGCAAAGACAACCGGCGTGGATCTGTCGGATAAGGCCATAGAGGCCGCCAGGAAATTCAATGAACAGCTGGGCCTGGATTCCAGGTTTATTTGTTGTGACGTATATGATTTACCCAATCACCTTGAGGAAAAATTTGACATTGTGTTTACTTCTTACGGAACCATCGGCTGGTTGCCGGATATTGACCGATGGGCGGCCGTTGTCTCCCGTTTTCTCAAACCCGGGGGGCAGTTCATTTTTGCCGAATTTCATCCCGTGGTGTGGATGTTCGATGACGCTTTTTCAAAAGTTGAGTACCGGTATTTCCAGGATGAGCCTATCGTAGAATTTGATCAGGGTACCTATACCGACGGTGGGGAGCATCTGAAAACGGAAAGTGTTTCCTGGAATCATGGACTGGCAGAAGTGATGAGCAGCCTGATCAGGCAAGGAATTGAACTGCTCCAGTTTGAAGAATACGATTATTCTCCCTATGCCTGCTTTAGTCCTATTGAGCAGATAGGGGAGCGAAAGTTCAGGATCAAACACCTGGGCGATAAAATTCCGATGGTCTATTCGCTCGTGGGCAGGAAGAAATGA
- a CDS encoding ParA family protein, which yields MGKIISLLNHKGGVGKTTCTIGIGAGLVELGKRVLLIDLDPQANLSLSLGAPRLPNTIYEAIRGESELEPYTIKNGLDIITSTLDLSGAEMELVNEAGREYILRELFEPVKDNYDFILIDCPPSLGLLTLNALTSSDKVFIPLQTEFLALQGLAKIKEVIQKVKFRLNKQLEIGGVIATMYDNRKVLNRDVVKTIKKYFGPLVFETIIRDNVTLAEAPAKRKDIFEYSPKSIGAEDFLNLCKEILKRMDDDANKVNQ from the coding sequence ATGGGAAAGATCATTTCGTTATTAAATCATAAAGGGGGCGTTGGAAAGACGACCTGTACCATTGGTATTGGGGCAGGTCTTGTCGAATTGGGGAAACGGGTTTTATTGATCGATCTGGATCCTCAGGCCAATTTATCTTTATCCCTGGGGGCTCCACGCCTGCCGAATACCATTTATGAAGCTATTCGCGGGGAGTCAGAACTGGAACCTTATACTATAAAGAATGGTTTAGATATCATTACTTCCACGCTCGATCTTTCGGGGGCGGAAATGGAGTTGGTCAATGAGGCAGGAAGAGAATACATTCTTAGAGAATTGTTTGAACCGGTGAAGGATAATTATGATTTCATACTGATCGATTGTCCACCATCATTGGGGTTGTTGACCTTAAATGCATTGACCAGCAGTGACAAGGTATTTATTCCTTTGCAGACAGAATTTTTGGCATTGCAGGGATTGGCAAAAATCAAGGAGGTGATCCAAAAAGTTAAATTTCGCCTCAACAAACAACTGGAAATTGGCGGAGTCATCGCGACGATGTACGACAATAGAAAGGTGTTGAACCGAGACGTTGTAAAAACGATCAAGAAATACTTTGGGCCGCTTGTTTTTGAAACGATCATCAGGGATAATGTAACCCTTGCCGAGGCGCCTGCGAAAAGAAAAGATATTTTTGAGTACAGTCCGAAGAGTATCGGGGCAGAAGATTTTCTGAATTTATGTAAAGAAATTTTGAAAAGAATGGACGATGATGCTAACAAGGTAAACCAGTAA
- a CDS encoding NAD(P)-dependent oxidoreductase gives MENKNSKVAFIGLGIMGSRMASNLLKNGVDLVVYNRSEGPGLELKDAGAGNATSAKAAVAGADYVFSMLSTPDVVREVMLQEDGCLANMKKGSIWIDCSTVNPSFSLEANTVAEGYGIQFLDAPVAGSKPQAQNAELTFFVGGRSERVEEVRPLMEFMGQKVLHIGETGKGASFKMLVNAMLAQSMLIFSETILLGEKMGLDKDFLLNVIPNLVVAAPFTKAKAEMIRQEDYEVQFPLEWMHKDLHLATLTAYENDQPLYLANLAKELFANAKKEGLGRLDFAAIHKFLDGKR, from the coding sequence ATGGAAAATAAAAACAGTAAAGTAGCCTTTATCGGGCTGGGCATTATGGGCAGTCGTATGGCCTCCAATTTATTGAAAAACGGAGTTGATCTTGTGGTTTACAACAGATCAGAGGGGCCCGGGCTCGAATTGAAAGATGCCGGGGCGGGCAATGCTACTTCCGCAAAGGCGGCCGTTGCAGGAGCTGATTATGTTTTTAGTATGTTGTCGACCCCCGATGTAGTGCGGGAAGTAATGCTCCAGGAAGACGGATGTCTTGCTAATATGAAAAAAGGATCCATCTGGATCGATTGTTCAACGGTAAACCCGTCTTTCAGCCTGGAGGCTAATACCGTGGCAGAAGGTTATGGCATTCAGTTCCTGGATGCCCCGGTAGCCGGCAGCAAACCACAGGCTCAAAATGCTGAATTGACGTTTTTTGTTGGCGGAAGGTCTGAAAGGGTGGAGGAGGTCCGGCCATTGATGGAATTTATGGGGCAAAAAGTATTACATATCGGGGAAACAGGAAAAGGAGCCTCATTCAAAATGCTGGTGAATGCCATGCTGGCGCAATCCATGCTCATCTTTTCGGAAACCATTTTATTGGGTGAAAAAATGGGCCTTGACAAAGATTTTCTGCTCAATGTTATCCCCAACCTGGTCGTGGCGGCGCCTTTTACCAAAGCCAAAGCGGAGATGATTCGCCAGGAGGATTACGAAGTGCAATTTCCATTGGAATGGATGCACAAGGACCTCCACCTGGCAACGCTGACGGCTTATGAAAATGACCAGCCTCTTTACCTGGCCAACCTTGCCAAGGAGCTGTTTGCCAATGCCAAAAAAGAAGGGTTGGGTAGGTTGGATTTTGCGGCCATTCACAAATTTCTTGATGGAAAACGTTAG
- a CDS encoding WD40 repeat domain-containing protein — MQVKKVAHFEGHRASVYALEQGAAPHIIYTAGADHLILEWDLQDHGKSRVLMNMPERIFALKLLSKQNILLAGNYTGGIHVIDLNKGEEVKFLQHHQQIIFEIEILPNKEAFIALSADGAFSVWSTKDFSLLETKSLGHFKLRSIDFHPHREEMVIGCEDGFIRVIDLTDFREINKLDGHLKDFSVNALKYLKDGRQLLSGSRDANLVLWDAENDYAFRKGFQFHKYAIYGIALSPDGRYLASASRDKSVKIWDAATLDLLYTIAQPEEEGHTKSVNKIIWSDYKSLLISTGDDRSVKAWEIIG, encoded by the coding sequence ATGCAAGTAAAAAAAGTGGCCCACTTTGAAGGGCACAGAGCTTCCGTTTATGCACTTGAACAAGGTGCGGCCCCTCATATAATTTATACGGCCGGAGCGGATCATCTCATACTGGAATGGGATCTTCAGGATCATGGTAAAAGCCGGGTATTGATGAATATGCCGGAACGTATCTTTGCACTCAAATTGCTCAGTAAACAGAATATTCTGCTGGCAGGAAATTATACCGGCGGCATTCATGTGATCGATCTGAATAAAGGAGAAGAGGTAAAGTTTCTTCAACATCACCAGCAGATAATTTTTGAAATCGAAATCTTACCCAATAAAGAGGCTTTCATCGCTTTATCCGCCGATGGGGCATTTTCCGTCTGGTCCACAAAAGATTTTTCGCTTTTGGAGACAAAGTCCCTGGGCCATTTTAAATTGCGTAGCATCGATTTTCACCCGCACCGGGAGGAAATGGTGATCGGCTGCGAGGATGGTTTTATCCGGGTCATCGATCTGACCGATTTTCGCGAAATAAATAAACTGGACGGTCATTTAAAAGACTTTTCCGTCAATGCACTGAAATACCTGAAAGATGGCCGGCAATTGTTGTCGGGCTCAAGGGATGCCAACCTGGTCCTTTGGGATGCGGAGAACGATTATGCGTTCCGCAAAGGATTCCAGTTTCACAAATATGCCATTTACGGCATCGCACTGAGTCCGGATGGTCGATATCTTGCCTCGGCGAGCCGGGATAAATCGGTCAAAATATGGGATGCCGCCACGCTCGATCTATTGTATACCATTGCCCAACCCGAGGAGGAAGGACATACTAAATCTGTCAATAAAATTATTTGGAGCGATTACAAATCTCTCCTCATTTCCACAGGAGATGATCGCTCGGTCAAGGCCTGGGAGATTATCGGGTAA